A DNA window from Actinomadura coerulea contains the following coding sequences:
- a CDS encoding ArsR/SmtB family transcription factor codes for MPVPLHQAKAALFKTLGHPVRVRVLELLCEGPQAVRDLLAATGVEASSLSQQLAVLRLAGIVTARREGSTVVYELAGADVSELMRAARRILTDLLTGQGELLAELKADALTGPAGPTGEKRA; via the coding sequence GTGCCGGTCCCGCTGCATCAGGCCAAGGCCGCGCTGTTCAAGACGCTCGGGCATCCCGTGCGGGTCCGGGTGCTGGAGTTGCTGTGCGAGGGGCCGCAGGCGGTTCGCGACCTGCTGGCCGCGACCGGTGTGGAGGCCTCCAGTCTGTCGCAGCAGTTGGCGGTGTTGCGCCTGGCCGGCATCGTGACCGCGCGCCGCGAAGGTTCGACGGTGGTGTACGAGCTGGCGGGCGCCGATGTGTCGGAGCTGATGCGTGCGGCCCGGCGGATCCTGACCGACCTGCTGACCGGCCAGGGCGAGCTGCTGGCTGAGCTGAAGGCCGACGCGCTGACCGGGCCGGCCGGCCCGACCGGTGAGAAACGCGCATGA
- a CDS encoding DUF6098 family protein, producing the protein MGHEVITSLEELAELLEARSRLFVRWSADPAADQSRPHSKDGLTGAELPGLSANPLAVEPWWGDRSTVLWVARRLHDYSHLERARTPGARPWVLAGEEVGRGPDNEPIVTHPDLVALVDKTVLDQAEELLERDTNGPWGPLARAGG; encoded by the coding sequence ATGGGGCACGAGGTGATCACATCACTGGAGGAGCTGGCCGAACTGCTGGAGGCCCGCTCGCGACTGTTCGTGCGCTGGTCGGCCGACCCGGCGGCGGACCAGTCCCGTCCGCACAGCAAGGACGGCTTGACCGGCGCCGAACTGCCGGGCTTGTCGGCCAATCCCCTCGCGGTGGAGCCATGGTGGGGCGACCGCTCGACCGTCCTGTGGGTGGCGCGGCGCCTGCACGACTACTCGCACCTGGAGAGGGCCCGCACCCCCGGCGCGCGGCCCTGGGTACTGGCCGGCGAAGAGGTGGGCCGCGGCCCGGACAACGAACCCATCGTCACCCACCCCGACCTCGTGGCCCTCGTCGACAAGACGGTTCTCGACCAGGCCGAGGAACTTCTGGAGCGCGACACGAACGGCCCGTGGGGCCCCCTGGCTCGGGCGGGAGGCTGA
- a CDS encoding NAD-dependent epimerase/dehydratase family protein has translation MGGRRRAGCGLTPRSRGEGFTDHATSVLATQRLLDACIRHDAQRLAVASSAHVYGPATSGEEPVRASDSTEPTSPYGVAKLAAERPALAYARCPGSQLSTVALRFFPAFGPGSNPRMVIPRFFSAALTGGGRAALR, from the coding sequence GTGGGTGGCCGGCGCCGGGCGGGGTGCGGGTTGACTCCTCGATCTCGGGGTGAGGGCTTCACCGATCACGCCACGTCGGTTCTGGCCACTCAGCGTCTCCTGGACGCCTGTATCCGGCACGACGCGCAGCGGCTGGCGGTGGCGTCCTCGGCCCACGTTTACGGCCCGGCCACCTCTGGTGAGGAGCCGGTTCGGGCGAGCGACTCCACCGAGCCGACCTCGCCGTACGGTGTCGCCAAGCTCGCCGCCGAACGACCGGCGCTGGCGTACGCGCGCTGCCCCGGCTCCCAGCTCAGTACGGTCGCGCTGCGGTTCTTCCCGGCTTTCGGGCCTGGCAGCAACCCCCGCATGGTGATCCCGCGATTCTTCAGCGCCGCTCTTACAGGGGGAGGCCGTGCCGCTCTTCGGTGA
- a CDS encoding nuclear transport factor 2 family protein, protein MTAVTWDAPDGDHPARRAVRAAMAAAAGGRKQEWLALFGPDAVIEDPVGPSMLDPEGKGHRGPDGIERFWDENIARVRTFHFRVSDSFANGPACANVVTITATLDGGTTMTIDCLTVYTVDDDGLITSFRAHWEPDRVMATLTSP, encoded by the coding sequence ATGACAGCAGTCACTTGGGACGCGCCGGACGGCGACCACCCCGCGCGCCGGGCGGTACGCGCGGCGATGGCCGCGGCCGCGGGCGGGCGCAAGCAGGAGTGGCTCGCGCTTTTCGGCCCGGACGCCGTCATCGAGGACCCCGTCGGCCCCTCGATGCTCGATCCCGAGGGCAAGGGGCACCGGGGGCCGGACGGGATCGAGCGGTTCTGGGACGAGAACATCGCCCGGGTGCGCACGTTCCACTTCCGCGTGAGCGACTCGTTCGCCAACGGCCCCGCCTGCGCCAACGTCGTCACCATCACCGCGACGCTGGACGGCGGGACCACCATGACGATCGACTGCCTGACCGTCTACACCGTCGATGACGACGGCCTGATCACCTCGTTCCGCGCCCATTGGGAACCGGACCGCGTAATGGCCACCCTGACCTCCCCGTAA
- a CDS encoding FAD-dependent oxidoreductase yields MLEGSAQSYWMASSKSPEYPTLTEDVDVDVAVIGGGIAGISTAWELTRAGRPAIVLEADRIVSGVTGFTTGRLSALHPWVFAPLRDSLGAEAARLYARSQQEAVEHAVQIADKLGIQCDVERRPSYLYVEPVERTGDLKAEAAAVREAGLAASFVTETPLPYDVAGAVKLDEQVQFHPRHYLLGLAEDLVRGGGRIYEQTRVVDLVQGRRHRLTTDAGVTVHAREVVIATLFPVFGRALLDFRLVPLRELVIAAPIAEEDDPGAMFITREDNTRSVRTAPYGEGQRLLLITGESFEPGSGETTERHRTLVEWTRRHFKIGDVHYWWAAQDLDTTDKLPYVGRVDDNLYVATGYARSGMSHGIMSGRLLAGLLTGEEQPWTDLYAPRRKHPIREAGPVLKVGLSHLRRRIADQVRVTRMPVAELKPGTGAVVRMRGRVCAIYRDDHGTPHVLSARCPHSGCLVTFNDAERVWECPCHGCRFAADGSVLQGPATAPLSPEYECMNP; encoded by the coding sequence ATGCTGGAGGGGTCTGCGCAGTCTTACTGGATGGCCTCGTCGAAGAGCCCGGAGTATCCGACGCTCACTGAGGACGTCGATGTGGACGTCGCGGTGATCGGCGGGGGTATCGCCGGAATCAGCACTGCTTGGGAACTGACCCGGGCTGGAAGGCCCGCGATCGTCCTTGAGGCCGACCGTATCGTCTCGGGAGTCACCGGTTTCACCACGGGGAGGCTTTCAGCGCTACACCCGTGGGTCTTCGCTCCGCTGCGTGATTCTCTCGGCGCGGAGGCCGCCCGGCTCTATGCGCGTTCCCAGCAGGAGGCAGTCGAGCATGCGGTCCAGATTGCTGACAAGCTCGGCATACAGTGCGATGTGGAACGCCGGCCGTCCTACCTGTATGTCGAGCCTGTCGAGCGGACGGGCGATCTGAAGGCCGAGGCCGCTGCCGTCCGGGAAGCCGGGCTCGCCGCCTCTTTCGTGACCGAGACGCCCCTGCCGTACGACGTCGCCGGGGCGGTCAAGCTCGACGAGCAGGTCCAGTTCCACCCGCGGCACTATCTGCTGGGCCTCGCGGAGGACCTGGTTCGCGGTGGGGGCCGGATCTACGAGCAGACCCGTGTCGTCGATCTGGTCCAGGGGCGGCGGCACCGGCTCACCACCGACGCCGGCGTCACCGTGCATGCCCGTGAGGTGGTCATCGCCACCCTCTTCCCGGTGTTCGGACGGGCCTTGCTCGACTTCAGGCTCGTCCCCTTGCGAGAGCTGGTCATCGCCGCGCCCATCGCCGAGGAGGACGACCCGGGCGCCATGTTCATCACCCGCGAGGACAACACCCGTTCGGTGCGGACAGCACCGTATGGGGAGGGACAGCGGCTGCTGCTGATTACCGGTGAGTCGTTCGAGCCGGGCAGTGGCGAGACGACCGAACGGCACCGGACGCTCGTGGAGTGGACCCGGCGGCACTTCAAGATCGGCGATGTCCATTACTGGTGGGCGGCCCAGGACCTGGACACCACCGACAAACTCCCGTACGTGGGCCGCGTCGACGACAACCTCTACGTCGCCACCGGTTACGCCAGATCGGGTATGAGCCACGGCATCATGTCGGGCCGCTTGCTCGCCGGCCTGCTGACCGGCGAGGAACAACCGTGGACGGATCTCTACGCCCCCCGACGCAAACACCCGATCAGGGAGGCAGGACCCGTACTGAAGGTGGGCCTGTCCCACCTCCGCCGCCGGATCGCCGACCAAGTCCGGGTCACGCGCATGCCCGTCGCCGAACTGAAGCCTGGGACGGGCGCGGTCGTCCGTATGCGGGGCCGCGTCTGCGCCATCTACCGCGACGACCACGGCACGCCACATGTTCTGTCGGCCCGGTGCCCTCATTCGGGATGTCTGGTGACCTTCAACGACGCCGAGCGCGTCTGGGAATGCCCGTGCCACGGCTGCCGTTTCGCCGCCGACGGGTCAGTTCTTCAGGGGCCCGCAACAGCCCCACTAAGTCCCGAGTATGAGTGTATGAACCCGTAA
- a CDS encoding CHAT domain-containing protein, translating to MENEAWELLKQAHGLLMQGDASVAHPLFFVARLSFMIEASHSQWIVATAAAMGFSSALRAIDLQCEAAGRPFPEELRPAIQAMADAAGYVAHRSGVPLAGCILAESLTNQMFGDRLRAREISAIIGRRNPRKELRRIYRTLQGMAATSQAALAGSANAAAAPRHELRRMVEAMLLDDLRAGAAQSSEAYVLTAAGPVHAVHGASFTRRSVIYLTPGPDAGAAIRLEAPETGRQLCESIELPGLSLNALDAQARTVRDVLSSGEKRVRVRNEAVTEALQKAAETVWQPVLEAWPDLMGTKVALVPLGKCALLPLYTALIGDTPVCAIMDLTIVPSGDSLMLAAMWPRPDDGKVFVAADPWFGSKEIPVTVREAQNVAALLEVRPRILRWPSGAAPEGESDESDRLRGVYEFLDPALGAPDLGTDGDLVGELAKAGLVHLACHGHPNPQDPLRSALLLGRPLELSVLLNQDLRPGATVVLSACQLADIGTEFAAEQLGFPAALLAMGARSVIGALWRIPDSDAMVTFMMDLHRNLRSHPPSVALGQAIGQACAEGQRATVWAPFAHFGA from the coding sequence GTGGAAAACGAGGCATGGGAACTGCTGAAGCAAGCTCATGGCCTCCTCATGCAGGGCGACGCGAGCGTTGCTCACCCGCTCTTCTTCGTCGCCCGGCTCTCCTTCATGATCGAAGCGTCACACAGTCAGTGGATCGTGGCGACGGCCGCCGCAATGGGGTTCTCCAGCGCATTGAGGGCCATCGATCTCCAATGCGAGGCTGCTGGAAGACCCTTCCCCGAAGAATTGAGGCCCGCGATACAGGCCATGGCCGATGCCGCCGGGTATGTGGCCCATCGCTCAGGGGTGCCGCTGGCCGGCTGCATCCTCGCCGAGTCTCTGACCAACCAGATGTTCGGTGACCGTTTACGCGCCCGGGAGATATCGGCAATCATAGGGCGCAGGAATCCACGGAAGGAACTGCGGCGGATCTATCGGACTTTGCAGGGCATGGCCGCCACATCCCAGGCCGCTCTGGCGGGATCAGCGAATGCGGCCGCCGCTCCCCGTCACGAACTCCGGCGGATGGTCGAGGCCATGCTCCTGGACGACCTTCGAGCGGGTGCCGCCCAGTCCTCAGAGGCTTATGTGCTCACCGCGGCCGGTCCGGTGCACGCCGTCCACGGGGCAAGTTTCACCCGGCGATCGGTGATCTACCTGACGCCCGGGCCTGATGCGGGAGCCGCGATCCGGCTCGAGGCGCCCGAGACCGGTCGTCAGCTCTGTGAAAGCATCGAATTGCCTGGCCTCTCACTAAATGCTCTCGATGCGCAGGCGCGAACGGTGCGCGACGTCCTGTCGTCAGGGGAAAAGCGGGTCAGGGTAAGGAACGAGGCGGTGACGGAGGCCCTGCAGAAGGCGGCCGAGACCGTATGGCAGCCCGTCCTCGAAGCCTGGCCCGACTTGATGGGCACGAAAGTCGCACTGGTGCCGCTCGGCAAATGCGCCCTGTTGCCACTTTACACGGCGCTGATCGGCGACACGCCGGTGTGCGCCATTATGGATCTCACGATCGTGCCGTCGGGTGACAGCCTCATGCTCGCCGCCATGTGGCCCAGGCCTGATGACGGCAAGGTCTTCGTCGCTGCAGATCCCTGGTTCGGCAGCAAAGAGATCCCGGTGACGGTACGGGAGGCGCAGAACGTCGCGGCGCTGCTGGAAGTGCGACCGCGGATCCTGAGGTGGCCGAGCGGCGCCGCACCGGAAGGGGAAAGCGATGAATCGGATCGGCTGCGCGGCGTGTACGAGTTCCTGGATCCGGCGCTCGGCGCGCCGGACCTTGGGACGGACGGCGATCTGGTCGGCGAGTTGGCAAAGGCCGGGCTTGTCCACCTCGCCTGCCATGGTCACCCGAACCCGCAGGATCCCCTGCGGTCGGCGCTATTGCTCGGCCGGCCGCTAGAACTTTCGGTGTTGCTCAACCAAGATCTCAGGCCCGGCGCAACCGTCGTGCTGTCCGCCTGCCAATTGGCGGACATCGGTACCGAGTTCGCCGCTGAGCAACTCGGGTTTCCGGCCGCTCTCCTGGCCATGGGCGCGCGATCGGTGATCGGTGCTCTCTGGCGGATACCTGACTCGGACGCGATGGTGACCTTCATGATGGATCTGCACCGCAACCTAAGGAGCCACCCACCGTCCGTTGCCCTGGGTCAGGCGATCGGGCAGGCGTGCGCCGAGGGTCAACGAGCGACCGTATGGGCGCCGTTCGCTCATTTCGGTGCCTGA
- a CDS encoding DUF3073 family protein translates to MGRGRAKAKQAKVARKLKYDTGGVDLDRLRRELATAGGGAWGTRAEGGRPQPAEGGGREAADE, encoded by the coding sequence GTGGGGCGTGGTCGGGCGAAGGCCAAGCAGGCGAAGGTCGCACGCAAGCTGAAGTACGACACCGGTGGCGTCGATCTTGATCGGTTGCGCAGGGAGCTGGCTACGGCCGGCGGCGGGGCGTGGGGCACCCGCGCGGAGGGTGGACGTCCGCAGCCGGCCGAGGGCGGGGGAAGGGAGGCCGCGGATGAGTGA
- a CDS encoding SulP family inorganic anion transporter, whose translation MKVPANLRDLPGPLARLLPRRADWTVARRSWGRDLVAGLIVAVVALPLALAFGVSSGLGAQAGLVTAVVAGALAAVFGGSNLQVSGPTGAMTVVLVPIVARYGADGVLLVGLLAGLILMAAAVLRVGRFAAFLPTPVIEGFTAGIAVVIALQQVPAALGVTGVHAEKVWRAAGEAAARFAAHPTLAAPIMAAGVAALMLIGGRRWPGVPFSLAGIAVATIVAEAAGLDLARIGALPAGLPAPSLGFVRLDAVTALLPSALAVAALAGLESLLCATVADAMSVGDKHDPDRELFGQGLANLAAPMLGGVPATAAIARTAVNVRAGARSRLAALIHAGVLAVIVLAAGGLVGSIPLAALAGVLLATTVRMVEVGSLAALARATRRDGAVLVLTFAITVAFDLITAVAVGVAVAIVLALRALARTARLHPVPLQDGDHTAQGRSLLEEHIVAYRLDGPLFFAAAHRFLLELSQIADVRVVILRMSRITTLDATGAGVLGDAVTRLEHRGILVLLSGIDPAHDQVLATLRIAEHLRRDGLLFPDTPAAIAHARAHLHDHSIGAETGTAPATASATPPTGQPGGRPPLTNAPQPMA comes from the coding sequence ATGAAAGTCCCGGCGAACCTGCGCGATCTGCCGGGGCCGCTGGCGCGGTTGCTGCCGCGACGCGCCGACTGGACGGTCGCCCGGCGGTCGTGGGGCCGTGACCTGGTGGCCGGGTTGATCGTGGCGGTGGTGGCGCTGCCCCTGGCACTGGCGTTCGGGGTCAGTTCCGGGTTGGGCGCCCAGGCGGGGCTCGTCACCGCGGTCGTCGCCGGGGCGCTGGCCGCCGTCTTCGGCGGCAGCAACCTGCAGGTGTCCGGGCCGACCGGCGCGATGACGGTGGTGCTGGTGCCGATCGTGGCGCGGTACGGGGCCGACGGCGTGCTGCTGGTCGGGCTGCTGGCCGGGCTGATCCTGATGGCGGCGGCGGTGCTGCGGGTGGGCCGGTTCGCGGCCTTCCTGCCGACCCCGGTGATCGAGGGCTTCACCGCCGGCATCGCGGTGGTGATCGCGTTGCAGCAGGTGCCCGCCGCGCTCGGCGTCACCGGCGTCCACGCCGAGAAGGTGTGGCGGGCAGCGGGTGAGGCCGCGGCCCGGTTCGCGGCCCATCCCACGCTCGCCGCCCCGATCATGGCGGCGGGCGTCGCGGCGCTGATGCTGATCGGTGGCCGCCGGTGGCCCGGCGTCCCGTTCTCGCTGGCGGGCATAGCGGTCGCCACGATCGTCGCCGAGGCCGCCGGGCTCGACCTCGCGCGGATCGGCGCCCTGCCCGCCGGGCTGCCCGCCCCGTCGCTGGGGTTCGTCCGCCTCGACGCCGTCACCGCTCTGCTGCCGTCGGCGCTGGCCGTGGCGGCTTTGGCGGGACTGGAGAGCCTGCTGTGCGCCACGGTCGCCGACGCGATGAGCGTCGGGGACAAGCACGACCCGGACCGGGAGCTGTTCGGTCAGGGCCTCGCTAACCTCGCCGCCCCGATGCTGGGCGGCGTGCCCGCCACCGCCGCGATCGCCCGCACCGCGGTCAACGTCCGGGCCGGGGCCCGTTCCCGGCTGGCCGCCCTCATCCACGCGGGCGTGCTGGCCGTCATCGTGCTGGCCGCCGGCGGCCTGGTCGGCAGCATCCCCTTGGCGGCGCTGGCCGGGGTACTGCTGGCCACCACCGTCCGCATGGTCGAGGTCGGCTCCCTGGCCGCCCTGGCCCGCGCCACCCGCCGCGACGGCGCGGTGCTGGTGCTGACCTTCGCCATCACCGTGGCGTTCGATCTGATCACGGCCGTGGCCGTCGGTGTCGCGGTGGCGATCGTGCTGGCGTTGCGCGCCCTGGCCCGCACCGCCCGGCTGCACCCCGTCCCCCTCCAGGACGGCGACCACACCGCCCAAGGGCGGTCCCTGCTGGAAGAGCACATCGTGGCCTACCGGCTGGACGGCCCGCTCTTCTTCGCCGCCGCCCACCGCTTCCTGCTGGAACTGTCACAAATCGCCGACGTCCGCGTGGTCATCCTGCGGATGTCCCGCATCACCACCCTGGACGCCACCGGCGCCGGCGTCCTGGGCGACGCCGTCACCCGCCTGGAACACCGCGGAATCCTCGTCCTGCTGTCGGGCATCGACCCCGCCCACGACCAGGTCCTGGCCACCCTCCGGATCGCCGAACACCTCCGCCGCGACGGGCTGCTCTTCCCCGACACCCCTGCCGCCATCGCCCACGCCCGCGCCCACCTCCACGACCACAGCATCGGCGCAGAGACCGGCACGGCACCGGCCACTGCCAGCGCCACCCCGCCGACCGGCCAACCAGGCGGCCGCCCACCCTTGACCAACGCGCCACAGCCGATGGCGTAG
- a CDS encoding M28 family peptidase, protein MTEKLLDAPRRVLAGVLGLLALGVVMFAAPRADGPPRPLPVDARPDEFSAARALGQLSRFATEPRPIGSAASARTRDYLVGHLRAEGFGVQVQRAVGASSGAGLATFGRVENVVATLPGSDPTGTILLAAHYDSAAMGPGASDDGAAVAAILETARALRERGPLRNDLVLLLSDGEEDGVLGAEAFVREHPLGRAKGVLLNFEARGAGGPTLMFETTRNNARLVSAFAHAAPRPHGDSSMVELYRMLPNNTDFTPLSEAGFRGMNFAWIQRGSHYHTATDSIGNLDRGSLQHQGATMLALTRTLGNTDMADLDGRGDATYFRLPGVMVTYPGALVPVLTVLSVLAFGGLVAAVRKRRLASLPRMLIAAVSAILPLLLAAVLAQVLWSVLAGVRPDYDTMGGLLHRPVPYRAAVAALAVLALSLWYVPLRRRLGPAALAVGALAWPTGLGVLLTWAAPGAAFLCTLPALACALGGLGAVLLPRGRFAALLLGLVVPGLLLPAWAQAAFDGMGLALAGVPALALALFGLTLLPLAELVLPERRAALAVPSALALAIALAVTGMTVETYDQTRPRRTHLAYVMNADSGTAHWVSGDADPGSWTRRYASGHDQGGLPPGYARNLRWTGPAQPMRAAEPRVQIVSRDGDLLRLRVSTGRGARSVTLRFDHPITEASAAVPGSRPARVAVDGTRPKTWPGEVRFRGLPASGASITVRVPGGRRLTAIAETTGLTTVPGFVPPPRDLVPSTREDGDLTTVTRTYNLR, encoded by the coding sequence GTGACGGAGAAATTGCTCGACGCACCACGCCGCGTACTCGCCGGCGTTCTCGGATTGCTGGCCCTCGGCGTGGTCATGTTCGCCGCGCCGAGGGCGGACGGCCCACCGCGCCCGCTGCCCGTGGACGCACGGCCGGACGAGTTCAGTGCCGCGCGAGCCCTCGGCCAACTCAGCCGGTTCGCCACCGAGCCGCGGCCGATCGGCAGTGCGGCGAGCGCGAGGACACGCGACTACCTCGTCGGGCACCTGCGCGCCGAAGGGTTCGGCGTGCAGGTGCAACGTGCGGTCGGGGCCTCCTCGGGGGCGGGGCTGGCGACGTTCGGGCGGGTGGAGAACGTGGTCGCCACGCTCCCAGGCAGCGACCCCACCGGGACGATCCTGCTGGCCGCGCACTACGACTCCGCGGCGATGGGGCCCGGCGCCTCCGACGACGGTGCGGCCGTGGCCGCGATCCTGGAGACGGCCCGCGCGCTACGGGAGCGCGGCCCGCTGCGCAACGACCTGGTCCTGCTGCTGTCGGATGGGGAGGAGGACGGCGTGCTCGGCGCCGAGGCGTTCGTCCGGGAGCATCCGCTCGGCCGCGCCAAGGGCGTGCTCCTCAACTTCGAAGCGCGCGGGGCGGGCGGGCCCACCCTGATGTTCGAGACGACCCGGAACAATGCCCGGCTGGTCAGCGCGTTCGCGCACGCGGCCCCGAGGCCGCACGGTGACTCCTCGATGGTCGAGCTCTACCGGATGCTGCCGAACAACACCGACTTCACCCCGCTGTCCGAAGCCGGGTTCCGCGGCATGAACTTCGCCTGGATCCAGCGCGGTTCCCATTACCACACGGCCACGGACTCGATCGGCAACCTTGATCGGGGCAGCCTCCAGCACCAGGGCGCCACCATGCTCGCGCTCACCCGCACCCTCGGGAACACCGATATGGCCGACCTGGACGGTCGGGGCGACGCGACCTACTTCCGGCTGCCCGGGGTGATGGTGACCTACCCGGGGGCGCTGGTGCCGGTACTGACGGTCCTGTCGGTCCTGGCGTTCGGCGGGCTGGTCGCGGCGGTGCGGAAACGGCGGCTCGCGAGCCTGCCGCGCATGCTGATCGCCGCGGTGTCCGCGATCCTGCCGCTGCTGCTGGCGGCCGTACTGGCGCAGGTGCTGTGGAGCGTCCTGGCGGGCGTGCGGCCCGACTACGACACGATGGGCGGCCTGCTGCACCGGCCGGTGCCCTACCGGGCCGCCGTGGCCGCGCTGGCCGTGCTCGCGCTGTCGCTGTGGTACGTCCCGCTGCGCCGCAGGCTCGGCCCGGCTGCGCTCGCGGTCGGCGCGCTCGCCTGGCCGACTGGTCTGGGCGTCCTGCTCACGTGGGCCGCGCCGGGCGCCGCGTTCCTGTGCACGCTGCCCGCCCTAGCGTGCGCACTGGGCGGTCTGGGTGCCGTCCTGCTGCCGCGTGGACGGTTTGCGGCGCTGCTGCTCGGGCTCGTTGTCCCCGGGCTGCTGCTGCCCGCGTGGGCGCAGGCTGCCTTCGACGGCATGGGGCTCGCGCTGGCGGGCGTGCCCGCACTTGCGCTGGCCCTGTTCGGGCTGACGCTTCTTCCCCTCGCCGAACTCGTTCTCCCCGAGAGGCGAGCCGCGCTCGCCGTGCCGTCGGCCCTCGCGCTCGCCATCGCGCTGGCCGTGACCGGGATGACCGTCGAGACCTACGACCAGACGCGCCCCCGCCGCACCCACCTGGCCTACGTGATGAACGCCGACAGCGGCACCGCGCACTGGGTGAGCGGTGACGCGGATCCCGGCTCCTGGACCCGGCGGTACGCTTCCGGCCACGACCAGGGCGGCCTCCCGCCCGGATACGCGCGCAACCTGCGATGGACGGGTCCGGCCCAGCCGATGCGGGCGGCCGAGCCCAGGGTCCAGATCGTCTCCCGCGACGGCGACCTGCTCAGGCTGCGGGTGAGCACCGGACGCGGCGCCCGCTCGGTGACGCTGCGCTTCGACCACCCGATCACCGAGGCGTCGGCGGCCGTACCGGGCTCCAGGCCCGCACGGGTGGCGGTCGACGGGACACGACCCAAGACCTGGCCAGGCGAGGTCCGCTTCCGCGGCCTCCCCGCCAGCGGCGCCTCGATCACCGTGCGCGTACCGGGCGGCCGACGGCTCACCGCGATCGCAGAGACGACCGGTCTCACGACCGTACCCGGCTTCGTGCCGCCGCCACGCGATCTGGTGCCCTCCACGCGCGAGGACGGCGACCTGACCACCGTGACCCGCACCTACAACCTGCGGTGA